The following coding sequences are from one Capsicum annuum cultivar UCD-10X-F1 chromosome 3, UCD10Xv1.1, whole genome shotgun sequence window:
- the LOC107864567 gene encoding pathogenesis-related protein STH-2, with amino-acid sequence MGINTYAHESTTTVAPTRLFKALVLDSDNLIPKVMPDVKDIETVDGDETIKKMNFVEGGPIKYLKHKIHVVDEKNLVSKYSLVEGDVLGDKLESITYEVKFEASGNGGCVCKTTSEYHTKGDHVVTEEEHNVGKEKAIDLLKAVEAYLVANPSVYA; translated from the exons ATGGGTATCAATACCTATGCTCATGAGTCCACAACCACAGTTGCACCTACTAGGTTGTTCAAAGCTTTGGTTCTTGATTCTGACAACCTTATCCCAAAAGTGATGCCTGATGTTAAGGACATTGAGACTGTTGATGGAGATGAAACCATCAAGAAGATGAACTTTGTTGAAG GTGGTCCAATAAAGTACTTGAAACACAAGATTCATGTGGTTGATGAGAAAAACTTGGTAAGTAAATATTCACTTGTGGAAGGAGATGTTCTTGGAGACAAATTGGAATCAATTACTTATGAAGTCAAATTTGAAGCTTCTGGAAATGGAGGATGTGTTTGCAAGACAACAAGTGAGTACCACACAAAAGGTGATCATGTTGTTACTGAAGAAGAACACAATGTAGGCAAAGAGAAAGCCATTGACCTTCTCAAGGCTGTCGAAGCGTACCTCGTCGCCAATCCTTCTGTCTACG